The Nitrosopumilus cobalaminigenes genome contains a region encoding:
- a CDS encoding type 1 glutamine amidotransferase: MSRVLLVQNTRIEGSGYLGELLQKDGFDITSVNAKHDKLPDKDFSLVVILGAPESANDDLPYLQAEQDLIKKSVENNTPVLGICLGSQLIAKTFGAKVYRGPRKEIGFYDDLKTTGNSPLFTNFKNPFTVFHWHGDTFDLPSGAIQLASSEHYSNQAFQFKSAVGLQFHLEVNEEMINLWLDNTEDKLREIPYIDPQKIRSDIVENISTVKSNMKNFYNNFKLTFQL; encoded by the coding sequence ATGTCTAGAGTATTACTTGTACAAAACACAAGAATTGAAGGTTCAGGATATTTGGGTGAATTGTTACAAAAAGATGGATTTGATATTACATCTGTAAATGCAAAACATGACAAACTTCCCGACAAAGATTTTTCTCTAGTTGTAATTTTAGGTGCACCCGAAAGTGCAAATGATGATTTACCTTATCTCCAAGCAGAACAAGATTTAATCAAAAAATCTGTTGAGAATAATACTCCTGTACTTGGTATTTGTTTAGGTTCGCAGTTAATTGCCAAAACCTTTGGTGCCAAAGTTTATCGTGGACCACGAAAAGAAATTGGATTTTATGATGATTTGAAAACCACTGGAAATTCTCCACTTTTTACTAACTTCAAAAATCCATTTACTGTATTTCATTGGCATGGTGATACCTTTGATTTACCCTCTGGGGCTATCCAATTAGCCTCGTCTGAACATTACTCCAATCAGGCATTTCAATTCAAGAGTGCAGTTGGTCTACAATTTCATCTTGAGGTAAATGAAGAGATGATCAACCTCTGGCTTGATAATACTGAAGATAAACTCCGAGAAATTCCATATATCGATCCACAAAAAATCCGTTCAGATATTGTTGAAAATATTTCAACTGTAAAATCAAATATGAAGAATTTTTACAATAATTTCAAATTAACATTTCAACTTTGA
- a CDS encoding toprim domain-containing protein, which produces MLVTEQEILELKKFVFELNSIEKSAVIVEGKRDSNALRKLGFSGKVLEYHRFGGMNNFADSVAKYDRLIILFDRDKKGRTLTGKTIQLLQRRTRVDLSFKRKLRIITKGKIMFIEQLVSYESFLA; this is translated from the coding sequence ATGTTAGTTACTGAACAAGAGATTTTAGAATTAAAAAAATTTGTTTTTGAATTAAATTCTATAGAAAAAAGTGCGGTCATAGTAGAAGGGAAACGAGATTCTAATGCTTTAAGAAAATTAGGTTTTTCAGGCAAAGTTTTAGAATATCATAGATTTGGAGGGATGAATAATTTTGCAGATTCTGTTGCAAAATACGATAGACTGATTATTCTTTTTGATAGAGACAAAAAGGGTAGAACCTTAACTGGAAAAACAATTCAATTGTTACAAAGAAGAACTAGAGTGGATCTTTCTTTCAAAAGAAAACTACGAATTATCACAAAAGGGAAAATTATGTTTATAGAACAACTAGTGAGTTACGAATCTTTTCTAGCCTAA